One Yimella lutea DNA window includes the following coding sequences:
- the secG gene encoding preprotein translocase subunit SecG, whose translation MDAVRIALQAVVVLSSLFLVLLILMHKGKGGGLSDMFGGGVSSNLGGSSVAEKNLNRLTVIAGLTWITAIVGLGLVARFSA comes from the coding sequence GTGGATGCGGTGCGGATCGCGTTGCAGGCAGTGGTCGTGCTCAGCAGCCTGTTCCTGGTGCTGTTGATCCTCATGCACAAGGGCAAGGGCGGTGGCCTGTCCGACATGTTCGGCGGCGGTGTCAGCAGCAACCTCGGCGGCTCCTCGGTCGCCGAGAAGAACCTCAATCGCCTCACGGTGATCGCCGGTCTGACCTGGATCACGGCGATCGTCGGGCTGGGGCTCGTCGCGCGCTTCAGCGCCTAA
- the tkt gene encoding transketolase — protein MTTDASPIAGRDDSLTLPKADAVGWTDLDVRAVDTARLLAADAVQKTGNGHPGTAISLAPAAYLLYQNVMTHDPSDPHWLGRDRFVLSAGHSSLTQYIQLYFSGYGMQLSDLEALRTWESATPGHPETTHTTGVEITTGPLGSGFASAVGMAMAQRRQRGLLDPDAPQGESPFDHHIYVVAGDGCLMEGVSGEASSLAGTQKLGNLIAIYDQNQISIEDDTDVSFTEDVKGRYESYGWEVIEVPWRKQHGTTDPGYVEDVDALYAALLKAKTQADKPSLIILRTVIAWPSPTKQGTGKSHGSALGDEEVTGLKKLLGFDGRKTFEVSDAVIDHARGVVQRGKKARADWDAKYEAWRKANPDNATLLDRLVDRKLPEGFEKAFPTFEADEKGIATRAASGKILTALADIMPELWGGSADLAESNNTTMGGQPSFIPADRQTEEWKGNPYGRTLHFGVREFAMGLALNGIALEGLTRPYGGTFLVFSDYMRPAVRLAALQNIPVTFVWTHDSVGLGEDGPTHQPIEHLAALRAIPMLDVVRPADANETAVAWRTILETTDHPAGLALSRQALPTLDRSEYASADNVAKGAYVLADTDGTPDVILIATGSEVSVAIQARKALEGKGVAARVVSAPCLEWFEKQPKSYRDQVLPPSVKARVSVEAGISMPWHRYVGDAGRCVSIEHFGSSADGALVLKNFGITPDHVVSAAQESIKDATSGDAVPGVDVEVPVWPLSKRH, from the coding sequence GTGACCACGGACGCCTCCCCCATCGCCGGTCGAGACGACAGCCTGACCCTGCCGAAGGCCGACGCGGTCGGCTGGACCGACCTCGACGTCCGCGCAGTCGACACCGCGCGCCTCCTCGCGGCCGACGCGGTGCAGAAGACCGGCAACGGTCACCCCGGCACCGCGATCAGCCTCGCGCCGGCGGCGTACCTGCTCTACCAGAACGTGATGACCCACGACCCGTCCGACCCGCACTGGTTGGGTCGGGACCGGTTTGTGCTGTCGGCCGGACACTCCAGCCTGACCCAGTACATCCAGCTCTACTTCAGCGGCTACGGCATGCAGCTGTCCGACCTGGAGGCACTGCGCACCTGGGAGTCGGCGACGCCCGGCCACCCGGAAACCACGCATACCACCGGTGTCGAGATCACGACCGGTCCGCTCGGCTCGGGCTTCGCTTCAGCGGTCGGCATGGCGATGGCCCAGCGCCGTCAGCGCGGTCTGCTCGACCCCGACGCACCGCAGGGCGAGAGCCCGTTCGACCACCACATCTACGTCGTCGCCGGTGACGGCTGCCTGATGGAGGGCGTCAGCGGCGAGGCCAGCTCGCTCGCCGGCACCCAGAAGCTCGGCAACCTGATCGCGATCTACGACCAGAACCAGATCTCCATCGAGGACGACACCGACGTCTCCTTCACCGAAGACGTCAAGGGCCGTTACGAGTCCTACGGCTGGGAGGTCATCGAGGTCCCGTGGCGCAAGCAGCACGGCACCACCGACCCCGGATACGTCGAGGACGTCGACGCCCTCTACGCCGCTTTGCTGAAGGCCAAGACGCAGGCCGACAAGCCGAGCCTGATCATTCTGCGCACGGTCATCGCCTGGCCATCGCCCACCAAGCAGGGCACGGGCAAGTCGCACGGTTCGGCACTCGGCGACGAAGAGGTCACCGGTCTGAAGAAGCTGCTCGGCTTCGACGGCCGCAAGACCTTCGAGGTCAGCGACGCCGTGATCGACCACGCCCGCGGTGTCGTGCAGCGCGGCAAGAAGGCGCGCGCCGATTGGGACGCCAAGTACGAAGCCTGGCGCAAGGCCAACCCGGACAACGCAACGTTGCTCGACCGCCTGGTCGACCGCAAGCTGCCCGAAGGTTTCGAGAAGGCGTTCCCCACCTTCGAGGCCGACGAGAAGGGCATCGCCACCCGTGCGGCGTCCGGCAAGATCCTCACCGCGCTGGCCGACATCATGCCGGAGCTGTGGGGCGGTTCGGCCGACCTCGCCGAGTCGAACAACACCACGATGGGCGGCCAGCCCTCGTTCATCCCGGCCGATCGGCAGACCGAGGAGTGGAAGGGCAACCCGTACGGACGCACACTGCACTTCGGTGTTCGTGAATTCGCAATGGGCCTGGCACTCAACGGAATCGCCCTCGAAGGATTGACCCGTCCGTACGGCGGCACCTTCCTGGTGTTCTCCGACTACATGCGTCCGGCGGTGCGCCTGGCTGCCCTGCAGAACATCCCGGTCACGTTCGTCTGGACCCACGACTCCGTCGGTCTGGGCGAAGACGGTCCGACCCACCAGCCGATCGAGCACCTCGCCGCGTTGCGCGCGATCCCGATGCTGGACGTCGTCCGCCCGGCCGACGCCAACGAGACCGCCGTCGCATGGCGCACGATCCTGGAGACCACCGACCACCCCGCCGGTCTGGCGCTGTCGCGTCAGGCGCTGCCGACGCTCGACCGTAGCGAGTACGCGTCTGCCGACAACGTCGCCAAGGGTGCGTACGTGCTGGCCGACACCGACGGCACGCCGGACGTGATCCTCATTGCCACCGGCTCCGAGGTGTCCGTGGCCATCCAGGCGCGAAAGGCGTTGGAGGGCAAGGGCGTTGCTGCCCGAGTCGTCTCCGCTCCTTGCCTCGAATGGTTCGAGAAGCAGCCGAAGAGCTACCGCGACCAGGTGCTTCCGCCGTCCGTCAAGGCGCGCGTCAGCGTCGAGGCCGGGATCTCGATGCCCTGGCACCGCTACGTCGGCGATGCCGGCCGCTGCGTGTCGATCGAGCACTTCGGTTCGTCCGCCGACGGCGCACTGGTGCTGAAGAACTTCGGCATCACTCCCGACCACGTCGTCTCGGCGGCGCAGGAGTCGATCAAGGACGCCACGAGCGGTGACGCTGTCCCCGGGGTCGACGTCGAGGTGCCCGTCTGGCCGCTGTCGAAGCGGCACTGA
- a CDS encoding RNA polymerase-binding protein RbpA, whose translation MAGGNAIRGSRVGAGPMGEAERGESAPRVVISYWCFNGHETKPSFAQEPGMVVPEQWDCPRCGFPAGQDQENPPSPPKAEPYKTHLAYVKERRSDAEGAVILDEALETLRNRGLIK comes from the coding sequence GTGGCAGGTGGAAACGCAATCCGGGGTAGCCGAGTCGGCGCCGGACCCATGGGCGAAGCGGAGCGCGGCGAGTCCGCACCCCGAGTCGTCATCTCGTACTGGTGCTTCAACGGGCACGAGACCAAGCCGAGCTTCGCGCAGGAGCCGGGCATGGTCGTGCCGGAGCAGTGGGACTGCCCGCGCTGCGGTTTTCCGGCCGGTCAGGACCAAGAGAACCCTCCTTCTCCGCCGAAGGCCGAGCCGTACAAGACGCACCTGGCCTACGTGAAGGAGCGTCGTAGCGACGCCGAAGGGGCCGTCATCCTGGACGAGGCGCTGGAGACCTTGCGCAACCGCGGTCTGATCAAGTAG
- the zwf gene encoding glucose-6-phosphate dehydrogenase, which produces MTTARVARGINPLREAADRRLPRIAGPCSLVMFGVTGDLARKKLLPSIYDLYNRGLLSPSFSLVGFARRDWEDQDFGRIVKDAVKQGARTGFSEDVWRDLSKGLRFVPGAFDDDEAFDKLARTVEELDQERGTGGNHAFYLSIPPAAFGTVCQQLERCGLSTPKPDTWRRVVIEKPFGHDRESARKLNEIVGAVFPTDSVFRIDHYLGKETVQNILALRFANQLFEPVWNGNYVDHVQITMAEDIGIGGRAGYYDGIGAARDVIQNHLLQLLAITAMEQPNSFSAKALRTEKEKILAAVKLPADIGKHTARGQYTAGWQGSEKVIGYLDEDGIAKSSTTETYAAMKLELATRRWAGVPFYLRAGKRLGKRVTEIAVVFKRAPHLPFNDNSTEELGQNAIVIRVQPDEGVTIRFGSKVPGAGSMELRDVTMDFGYGTAFTESSPEAYERLILDVLLGDPPLFPRHEEVDLSWQILDPVERYWERHGKPAPYEAGTWGPTTADTMMKLDGRSWRIP; this is translated from the coding sequence GTGACCACTGCTCGCGTCGCACGCGGGATCAACCCGTTGCGGGAGGCGGCCGACCGCCGCCTCCCGCGCATCGCGGGTCCGTGCAGTCTGGTGATGTTCGGTGTCACCGGAGACCTCGCCCGCAAGAAGCTGCTGCCCTCGATCTACGACCTCTACAACCGCGGTCTGCTGTCCCCCAGCTTCTCCCTCGTCGGCTTCGCCCGGCGTGACTGGGAGGACCAGGACTTCGGACGCATCGTCAAGGACGCGGTCAAGCAGGGCGCCCGCACGGGCTTCTCCGAGGACGTCTGGCGTGACCTGTCGAAGGGCCTGCGATTCGTGCCCGGTGCCTTCGACGACGACGAAGCCTTCGACAAGTTGGCCCGCACCGTGGAGGAACTCGACCAGGAGCGCGGTACGGGCGGCAACCACGCGTTCTACCTGTCGATCCCACCGGCCGCGTTCGGCACCGTCTGCCAGCAACTCGAACGCTGCGGCCTGTCGACGCCCAAGCCGGACACCTGGCGTCGCGTGGTCATCGAGAAGCCGTTCGGTCACGACCGCGAAAGCGCCCGGAAGCTGAACGAGATCGTGGGTGCGGTCTTCCCCACCGACTCTGTTTTCCGGATCGACCACTACCTGGGCAAGGAGACCGTCCAGAACATCCTGGCGCTGCGCTTCGCCAACCAGTTGTTCGAACCGGTCTGGAACGGCAACTACGTCGACCACGTACAGATCACGATGGCCGAGGACATCGGCATCGGAGGTCGCGCCGGCTACTACGACGGCATCGGCGCCGCCCGCGACGTGATCCAGAACCACCTGCTGCAGTTGCTCGCAATCACCGCGATGGAGCAGCCGAACTCGTTCTCCGCCAAGGCTCTTCGCACCGAGAAGGAGAAGATCCTCGCCGCGGTGAAGCTGCCCGCCGACATCGGCAAGCACACCGCGCGGGGTCAGTACACCGCGGGCTGGCAGGGCTCGGAGAAGGTCATCGGCTATCTCGACGAGGACGGCATCGCGAAAAGTTCCACAACCGAGACGTACGCCGCGATGAAGCTCGAACTGGCCACCCGCCGCTGGGCGGGCGTGCCGTTCTATCTGCGCGCCGGCAAGCGACTCGGCAAGCGGGTGACCGAGATCGCCGTCGTGTTCAAGCGTGCCCCGCACCTACCCTTCAATGACAACTCGACCGAGGAACTGGGCCAGAACGCGATCGTCATCCGTGTGCAGCCCGACGAGGGCGTCACCATCCGCTTCGGGTCGAAGGTGCCCGGCGCGGGCTCGATGGAACTGCGCGACGTCACGATGGACTTCGGCTACGGCACCGCGTTCACCGAGTCGAGCCCCGAGGCTTACGAACGACTCATCCTCGACGTCCTGCTCGGTGACCCGCCGCTGTTCCCGCGACACGAGGAGGTCGACCTGTCCTGGCAGATCCTCGACCCGGTGGAGCGGTACTGGGAACGGCATGGCAAGCCCGCACCGTACGAGGCCGGTACGTGGGGACCGACGACGGCCGACACGATGATGAAACTCGACGGCCGCTCCTGGAGGATCCCGTGA
- a CDS encoding glucose-6-phosphate isomerase gives MSNLEVLPVGAAADAIERHLPELVQDNVASRLFAQDATLWGKDAESESAKRLAWVGLAESSRPLVAEIEDLRKSLQDKGVSRVVLCGMGGSSLAPEVICATAGVPITVLDSSQPDMVRASVQEQLDQTVVVVSSKSGGTVETDSQRRAFVDAFEKAGIDPTERIVVVTDPGSPLDEQSRKDGYRVFNADPDVGGRYSALTAFGLVPSGLAGADISTLLDEAASVTERLGADDDSNPGLRLGAAIGGTQPLRDKLVFVDAGTEAVGFGDWVEQLIAESTGKQGKGLLPVVAGQASVDTDGQTDDELVVHLTSGDPGTLSGDAVAVSGTLGATFLLWEVATAVAGRLLGINPFDQPDVESAKEAARSMLESGTGAVDDPAFTDGSIEVRASGDFLGSASTAADAIAALLREVPKDGYLAIMAYLDRIADRSLADVRQLFVRSLHRPVTFGWGPRFLHSTGQYHKGGPEFGVYLQITTEPREDLSVPGRDFTFGDFVAAQAAGDAKVLADKGRPVLRVHLTDTEQGMSDLTQAIRTATSSHAGSQGGS, from the coding sequence ATGAGCAACCTCGAGGTGCTGCCGGTGGGCGCTGCCGCCGACGCGATCGAACGGCACCTGCCCGAACTCGTCCAGGACAATGTCGCGAGCCGCCTGTTCGCGCAGGACGCGACGCTCTGGGGCAAGGACGCCGAGAGCGAATCGGCCAAGCGACTGGCCTGGGTAGGGCTCGCCGAGTCCTCGCGTCCGCTGGTCGCCGAGATCGAGGACCTGCGAAAGTCGCTGCAAGACAAGGGCGTCAGTCGAGTCGTGCTGTGCGGCATGGGCGGATCGTCGCTGGCTCCCGAGGTCATCTGCGCAACGGCCGGGGTGCCGATCACCGTTCTGGACAGTTCGCAGCCGGACATGGTGCGCGCGTCCGTCCAGGAGCAGCTCGACCAGACCGTCGTCGTCGTGTCGTCGAAGTCGGGCGGCACGGTCGAGACCGACTCCCAGCGCCGGGCGTTCGTCGACGCGTTCGAGAAGGCGGGCATCGACCCGACCGAACGCATCGTCGTGGTCACCGACCCGGGCAGCCCGCTCGACGAGCAGTCCCGCAAGGACGGCTACCGGGTGTTCAACGCCGACCCGGACGTCGGAGGTCGCTACTCGGCTCTCACCGCGTTCGGACTGGTGCCGAGCGGTCTGGCCGGTGCCGACATCTCAACACTGCTGGACGAAGCTGCTTCTGTTACAGAGCGATTGGGTGCCGACGACGACTCGAACCCGGGCCTACGTCTGGGCGCCGCGATCGGTGGCACGCAGCCGTTGCGCGACAAGCTGGTCTTCGTCGATGCCGGTACCGAAGCCGTCGGGTTCGGCGACTGGGTCGAGCAGTTGATCGCCGAGAGCACCGGCAAGCAGGGCAAGGGTCTGCTTCCGGTGGTCGCCGGTCAGGCATCGGTCGACACCGACGGGCAGACGGACGACGAGTTGGTAGTCCACCTCACCTCCGGTGACCCCGGCACGCTGAGCGGCGACGCCGTCGCCGTCTCGGGCACGCTCGGCGCCACGTTCCTGTTGTGGGAGGTCGCCACGGCGGTCGCCGGGCGGTTGCTCGGCATCAACCCGTTCGACCAGCCCGATGTGGAATCGGCGAAGGAAGCGGCCCGCTCGATGCTCGAGTCGGGCACCGGTGCGGTGGACGACCCGGCGTTCACCGACGGTTCCATCGAGGTGCGCGCTTCGGGCGACTTCCTGGGCAGCGCTTCGACGGCAGCGGACGCGATCGCAGCCTTGTTGCGCGAGGTGCCGAAGGACGGCTACCTGGCGATCATGGCCTACCTCGACCGCATCGCCGACCGGTCGCTGGCCGACGTCCGGCAACTGTTCGTCCGTTCGTTGCACCGTCCGGTCACGTTCGGCTGGGGCCCGCGCTTCCTGCACTCCACCGGGCAGTACCACAAGGGCGGACCGGAGTTCGGTGTGTACCTGCAGATCACCACCGAGCCCCGCGAGGATCTGTCGGTGCCCGGCCGCGACTTCACCTTCGGTGACTTCGTCGCAGCGCAGGCCGCCGGCGACGCCAAGGTGTTGGCCGACAAGGGACGTCCGGTGCTGCGTGTGCACCTCACCGACACCGAGCAGGGCATGAGCGATCTCACTCAGGCGATCCGCACCGCGACGAGTTCGCACGCGGGTTCGCAGGGCGGCTCGTGA
- the tpiA gene encoding triose-phosphate isomerase, protein MADTRTPLIAGNWKMNLDHQQGTVLVQKLDWTLRDGKHNYEEVEVAIIPPFTDLRSVQTLIDGDKLKLKLGAQDLSPHDEGAYTGDIAGVFLKKLSCTYVVVGHSERREYHDETDEVVAAKVKAAYKNDLTPILCVGEKLETRKAGEQVEFVLGQVRAALDGLAATSAQSIVIAYEPVWAIGTGEVATPADAQEVCSAIRGELAKLYDQKLADGVRVLYGGSVKSGNVASIMAEADVDGALVGGASTDPVEFATICRYKQHHGGGN, encoded by the coding sequence GTGGCAGATACCCGCACTCCGCTCATCGCCGGCAACTGGAAGATGAACCTCGACCACCAGCAGGGCACCGTGCTGGTGCAGAAGCTGGATTGGACGCTGCGCGACGGCAAGCACAACTACGAGGAGGTCGAGGTCGCGATCATCCCGCCGTTCACCGACCTGCGCTCGGTGCAGACGCTGATCGACGGCGACAAGCTCAAGCTGAAGCTCGGGGCACAGGATCTCAGCCCGCACGACGAAGGCGCCTACACCGGCGACATCGCCGGGGTGTTCCTGAAGAAGCTCAGCTGCACCTACGTGGTCGTGGGCCACTCCGAGCGTCGTGAGTACCACGACGAGACCGACGAGGTCGTGGCAGCAAAGGTGAAGGCTGCCTACAAGAACGATCTGACCCCGATCCTGTGCGTCGGCGAGAAGCTCGAGACCCGCAAGGCCGGCGAGCAGGTCGAGTTCGTTCTCGGGCAGGTGCGTGCCGCCCTCGACGGGCTGGCCGCGACGTCCGCCCAGTCGATCGTCATCGCCTACGAACCCGTATGGGCGATCGGCACCGGCGAGGTCGCGACCCCGGCCGACGCCCAGGAGGTCTGCTCGGCGATCCGTGGTGAGCTGGCGAAGCTGTACGACCAGAAGCTGGCCGACGGCGTCCGCGTCCTTTACGGCGGCTCGGTGAAATCGGGCAATGTCGCCTCGATCATGGCGGAGGCCGATGTCGACGGTGCGCTCGTCGGCGGCGCAAGCACCGACCCGGTCGAGTTCGCCACCATCTGCCGGTACAAGCAGCACCACGGCGGCGGCAACTGA
- the pgl gene encoding 6-phosphogluconolactonase: protein MSDRTIEIRPDKNELAAAVAEALEQAVDAALQRGRNAHIALTGGSMGEALMKAWVARADDERDWTRVHIWWGDERFVPAGDDDRNDKQADDAGLKKLGVPANNVHRMPSSDDGDAAAGAEAYAQELAVFTDVTAVGLPEKPQMPTFDVLMLGVGPDGHVASLFPGHRDQLVDRVTVVAVQDAPKPPPTRLSLTFPALAEAREVWLMVAGEDKADAVATAFSSSDPVECPASVVGGQVSTTWWLDTAAASKVEQS from the coding sequence GTGAGCGACCGCACGATCGAGATTCGTCCCGACAAGAACGAACTGGCAGCAGCGGTCGCCGAAGCCCTCGAGCAGGCGGTCGACGCGGCACTGCAACGCGGACGGAACGCGCACATCGCGCTGACCGGCGGGTCGATGGGTGAGGCACTCATGAAGGCCTGGGTCGCCCGGGCCGACGACGAGCGCGACTGGACGCGCGTGCACATCTGGTGGGGCGACGAACGTTTCGTGCCCGCCGGCGACGATGACCGCAACGACAAGCAGGCGGACGACGCGGGTCTGAAGAAGCTGGGCGTCCCGGCGAACAACGTGCACCGCATGCCCTCGAGCGACGACGGTGACGCTGCCGCGGGAGCCGAGGCATACGCTCAGGAGCTGGCGGTGTTCACCGACGTGACTGCGGTCGGTCTGCCGGAGAAGCCTCAGATGCCGACCTTCGACGTCCTGATGCTCGGTGTCGGGCCGGACGGTCACGTCGCGTCCTTGTTCCCCGGCCACCGCGACCAGTTGGTGGACCGGGTCACGGTCGTTGCGGTGCAGGATGCCCCGAAGCCGCCGCCCACTCGCCTCAGCCTCACTTTCCCCGCGCTCGCGGAGGCGCGCGAGGTCTGGCTCATGGTGGCCGGCGAAGACAAGGCGGACGCCGTCGCGACTGCCTTCAGTTCCAGCGACCCGGTGGAGTGCCCGGCCTCCGTCGTCGGCGGCCAGGTGAGCACGACCTGGTGGCTCGACACCGCAGCAGCCTCGAAGGTCGAGCAAAGCTGA
- the tal gene encoding transaldolase — MTNSNTEALSEVGVSIWLDDLNRTMLEQDELAKLVEEKNVVGVTTNPTIFATALSDGAAYDEQVKLLAADGADVDEAVFLITTDDVRNACDQLMSVYDSTDGKDGRVSIEVDPRLAKDTDGTIESAKKLWKSVDRPNAMIKIPATQAGLPAITAVLAEGISVNVTLIFSLDRYRAVMNAYLEGLEQADKNGHDLSKIRSVASFFVSRVDSEIDKRLDEIGTDEAKALKGKAGVANARLAYQAFEEVFSTPRWQSLADDGAHVQRPLWASTGVKNPEYKDTMYVVDLAVADTVNTMPPKTLDALADHGEVAGDQVTGGYDGAREVLAQLDAVGVDYNDVVKVLEDEGVSKFEGSWGELLDSVKGELDKAAAK; from the coding sequence ATGACCAACAGCAACACCGAGGCACTGTCCGAGGTCGGAGTCTCGATCTGGCTGGACGACCTGAACCGCACGATGCTCGAGCAGGACGAGCTGGCCAAGCTGGTCGAGGAGAAGAACGTCGTCGGCGTCACCACCAACCCGACGATCTTCGCCACCGCACTGTCGGACGGCGCTGCCTACGACGAGCAGGTGAAACTGCTCGCTGCCGACGGAGCAGATGTCGACGAGGCGGTCTTCCTGATCACCACCGACGACGTCCGCAACGCGTGCGACCAGTTGATGTCGGTCTACGACAGCACCGACGGCAAGGACGGACGCGTGTCGATCGAGGTCGACCCGCGACTGGCCAAGGACACCGACGGCACCATCGAGAGCGCGAAGAAACTCTGGAAGAGCGTCGACCGCCCGAACGCGATGATCAAGATCCCTGCGACGCAGGCAGGCCTGCCGGCCATCACCGCCGTTCTGGCCGAGGGCATCAGCGTCAACGTGACGTTGATCTTCTCCCTCGATCGCTACCGCGCAGTCATGAACGCCTATCTCGAGGGTCTGGAGCAGGCCGACAAGAACGGACACGACCTGTCCAAGATCCGTTCGGTCGCGTCCTTCTTCGTCAGCCGCGTCGACTCCGAGATCGACAAGCGCCTCGACGAGATCGGTACGGACGAGGCCAAGGCGCTCAAGGGCAAGGCCGGTGTGGCGAACGCCCGGCTGGCCTACCAGGCCTTCGAAGAGGTCTTCTCGACCCCGCGTTGGCAGTCGCTCGCCGACGACGGCGCCCACGTCCAGCGCCCGTTGTGGGCCTCGACCGGTGTGAAGAACCCGGAGTACAAGGACACCATGTACGTCGTCGACCTCGCCGTCGCCGACACGGTCAACACGATGCCGCCCAAGACGCTCGACGCGCTCGCCGACCACGGTGAGGTCGCGGGCGACCAGGTGACCGGTGGCTACGACGGTGCCCGCGAAGTGCTCGCCCAGCTCGACGCCGTGGGCGTCGACTACAACGACGTCGTGAAGGTGCTCGAGGACGAAGGCGTCAGCAAGTTCGAGGGCTCCTGGGGCGAGCTGCTCGACTCGGTGAAGGGCGAGCTCGACAAGGCGGCCGCCAAATGA
- a CDS encoding glucose-6-phosphate dehydrogenase assembly protein OpcA, whose product MIVDLPSCNTRDISKQLLRLRSQVGAVTLGRVMTLIVVTDEAHADAAIDAAAEASREHPSRILALVRGHRRAASRLDAQVRVGGEAGVSELVVMRMHGELARHGGSIVTPLLLPDSAVVAWWPGAGETDLAGSSVGSLAGRRITDVSLDKNPRRALARRAENYTPGDTDMAWSRTTRWRALLATALDHPPFESVDSVTVTGASDSASADLLGAWLAVRLRCPVRRVSAAAGRGLVSVRMERESGPIVLERASDDQATLTQPGHQPRPFPLPRPTTAQALSEELRHLDKDEVYRLALQNIGLMRTTPAAKQTSSSKST is encoded by the coding sequence GTGATCGTCGACCTGCCCAGCTGCAACACCCGCGACATCTCCAAGCAACTCCTCAGGCTGCGTTCGCAGGTCGGTGCGGTGACTCTCGGTCGGGTGATGACGCTCATCGTCGTCACCGACGAGGCCCACGCGGACGCCGCGATCGACGCCGCCGCGGAGGCCAGCAGGGAGCACCCGAGCCGCATCCTCGCTCTGGTCCGCGGACACCGTCGCGCCGCCAGCCGGCTGGACGCGCAGGTGCGCGTCGGCGGCGAGGCCGGTGTCAGCGAGCTTGTGGTGATGCGGATGCACGGCGAACTCGCTCGACACGGCGGCAGCATCGTCACTCCGCTCCTGCTGCCCGACTCGGCGGTCGTCGCGTGGTGGCCGGGTGCCGGGGAGACCGACCTGGCCGGCTCGTCCGTCGGCTCGCTGGCCGGACGACGGATCACCGATGTGTCCTTGGACAAGAACCCACGTCGGGCATTGGCCCGTCGAGCCGAGAACTACACACCCGGTGACACCGACATGGCGTGGTCGCGCACGACCAGGTGGCGGGCGCTGCTCGCGACGGCATTGGACCACCCTCCGTTCGAATCGGTCGATTCGGTGACGGTGACGGGTGCGTCCGACTCAGCCAGTGCCGACCTGCTCGGTGCGTGGCTCGCCGTCCGGTTGCGTTGCCCGGTCCGACGGGTGTCTGCTGCGGCCGGTCGCGGGTTGGTCAGCGTCCGGATGGAGCGTGAGAGTGGACCGATCGTGTTGGAACGCGCGAGCGACGACCAGGCGACGCTCACCCAACCGGGTCACCAACCGCGTCCGTTCCCGTTGCCCCGGCCGACCACGGCCCAGGCGCTCAGCGAGGAACTGCGGCACCTGGACAAGGACGAGGTCTACCGACTCGCGCTGCAGAACATCGGGCTGATGAGAACAACTCCGGCGGCGAAGCAGACATCATCGAGCAAGAGCACGTAA